A genomic segment from Nicotiana sylvestris chromosome 1, ASM39365v2, whole genome shotgun sequence encodes:
- the LOC138872505 gene encoding uncharacterized protein, protein MPHYSQPIASAIETDDKISPIQDLAAEIKKLTSRVQDFEGNKSVEGLNYEDLCVQLDVELPESYKPPKFKLFDGTGDPRVHLRMYCDKLDAKKWTSWVNMASDFMDRFRFNTENTPDMFYIQNLKKNSTETFREYATRWRSEASKVRPALEEEQMNRFFVRAQDPQYYERLMLIEGQKFSDIIKLGERIEEGIKNGMVTNLEALQSTNKALQFGGSSKKKDAAGYVTPIPTVIPENPSQWINPNKTCAYYSGMKGHTIDECRSLKDKIQNLIDNKIIIAKDPALNVHNNPLPDNEGRGIHMIEIEDDWDPKGSIGLITEGDEPKKPIVTLNPIVVQIQPSEGDVVNVSVPLEFEAPPSKAPKPIEVEFRVPRVPMPFEVTVLPPKAPIPVSMTGVTPFKTNAIP, encoded by the exons ATGCCACATTACAGTCAGCCAATCGCTAGTGCAATCGAGACAGATGACAAGATCTCCCCCATTCAGGATTTGGCTGCTGAgatcaagaagttgactagccgggtCCAAGATTTCGAAGGTAACAAAAGTGTTGAAGGGTTAAATTACGAAGATCTCTGTGTTCAGCTAGATGTTGAGCTCCCGGAaagttacaaacctcccaagttcaaactattcgacggtacaggtgatcccagggtccacCTTAGAatgtattgtgataagctg gatgcaaagaaatggactagttgggtgaacatggcgtctgactttatggatcgatttaggttcaacacggagaacACACCAGAtatgttctatatccagaatctcaagaagaattCCACAGAGacctttcgcgagtatgctactcgttggaggtcagaagcttcTAAGGTTAGACCGGCcttggaggaagaacaaatgaacaggttcttCGTCCGTGCTCAGGATCCACAGTACTACGAGAGGCTGATGCTAATAGAGGGCCAaaagttctccgacatcatcaagttgggagaaagaatcgaagaaggcatcaaaaatgGTATGGTCACTAACCTCGAGGCATTGCAAtctaccaacaaggctttacagtttgGTGGCTCATCAAAGAAAAAGGAT GCAGCTGGTTACGTTACCCCTATCCCAACCGTAattccagaaaatccttcccagtggatcAACCCAAACAAGACTTGCGCATACTATTCTGGGATGAAGGGCCATACCATCGACGAGTGTCgctcgttgaaagacaagattcagaacctgattgacaacaagatcattataGCAAAGGATCCCGCTCTTaatgtccacaacaaccctctgcctgacaaCGAGGGTAGAGGAatccacatgatcgagatcgaagatgattgggaccccaaggggtcaATCGGGTTGATAACTGAAGGAGACGAGCctaagaagccaatagttactctcaaTCCCATTGTTGTCCAGATTCAGCCCTCTGAGGGAGATGTGGTAAATGTGTCTGTACCActcgagtttgaagcaccaccttCAAAGGCGCCaaaaccaattgaggttgagttcagAGTTCCAAGGGTGCCTATGCCATTTGAAGTTACTGTGTTACCTCCTAAGGCACCAATTCCAGTCTCCATGACAGGCGTAACCCCGTTCAAGACAAATGCTATACCTTGA
- the LOC138872506 gene encoding uncharacterized mitochondrial protein AtMg00810-like, giving the protein MENVKIVHTPLAQKHGLQEADGKAVDPSAYRSIVGSLQYLTLARPDITHAINLASCMEYGFSDADCAGCAITTRFTTGYSKYLGANCVSWSSRKHNIVARSSAGAEYRALAVTAAKITWISYILQDIGITKHVELDYHFSKEKVAQGQLIPQFVRSKDQLADVHTKALGKD; this is encoded by the exons ATGGAAAATGTAAAAATAGTGCATACTCCACTAGCTCAGAAACATGGTCTACAAGAAGCAGATGGCAAAGCAGTTGATCCCTCAGCTTACAGAAGTATTGTAGGGAGCTTGCAGTACCTCACACTCGCAAGACCAGACATTACTCATGCTATTAATCTTGCAA GCTGTATGGAATATGGATTCTCAGATGCAGACTGCGCAGGATGTGCCATTACAACGAGGTTTACTACTGGATATAGTAAATACCTTGGTGCAAATTGTGTCTCCTGGTCATCAAGGAAGCATAACATTGTTGCAAGGTCAAGTGCTGGAGCTGAGTATAGAGCACTGGCAGTAACTGCAGCTAAAATTACCTGGATAAGTTACATTCTACAAGACATTGGAAT AACTAAGCATGTAGAACTAGATTACCACTTTTCCAAAGAGAAGGTAGCTCAAGGACAATTGATTCCTCAGTTTGTTAGGTCCAAGGACCAACTAGCAGATGTTCATACAAAGGCCCTTGGCAAAGACTAG